The genomic window AGCTTTTATCCGGGTAAAATCTGGACATGACGGAACCCACTCTGACGGTTTTTGCCGGAGAAAAGCGGCTGCTGACCGGCTCCCTGCGCGAGGTGCTGACCTATCTCAAGGTGCAGGAGCCTGCGCAGGTGCTGATTTTCGATGACCAGACGGGCCGGCCGCGCGACTTCGACCTGTCGGGCTCGCTGGAGGACGTGCTGGCGCGCGAATTGCCGGGCGCGCCCGCCGGCTCGCTGAAACCGGGGCGCCCGAAGCTGGGCGTGGTCGCCCGCGAAATCACGCTGCTGCCCCGGCACTGGGCCTGGCTGGAAGCGCAGCCGGGCGGGGCGTCGGCGGCCCTGCGGAGATTGATCGACGAGGAGCGGCGCCGCCACCCCGGAGCCGAGGCCGCGTCGCAGGCTCAGGCCGCCGCCGACCGCTTTCTGAGCGCGGGCTGGGGTGACCTGCCCGGTTACGAGGACGCAAGCCGCGCCCTGTACGCCCGCGACGAGGCGCGGTTCCTGGCGCTGAGCGAAGGCTGGCCTGCCGATGTCCGTGCCCACGCGCTCGGGCTGGCGGCACCGGCCTTTGCGCCGCAGGGGACTGTGGCGGATGATGAGGCTTAGATGACTGGCCCTGCGACCCCCGCTGCCGAGCTGACCCGGCTGGCGCACTCGCCCGACCCGGCGCTGCGGGCAGCGGTGGCCGGGCACCCCAACACACCGCCAGAGACCCTGGCCGCGCTGGGGGCCGAGTTTCCCGCCGAGGTGCTGGGCAACCCGGCGCTGCCGCTGCTGCGCCTCGCCCAGCCGGGGTTGCTGGCCCGCTGGCCTGTGCGGACGCTCGAAGCTCTGGCCGCGGCCCCGGCAGCCCCCGTCTGGTTGCTGCGGCTCGCGGCGGCGCACGAGAAGATTGACGTGCAACTCGCCGCCGTGACCCGCCCTGACCTGCCGGGCGACGTGCTGTTAAAGCTCTCGCACTCGCCCTTCTGGACCATCCGCGAGGCGGTGGCGCGCAAACCGCAGTTGCCGCCGGGCGTGCTGGGGCAGCTCGGGCACGACCTCGACTACGGCGTGCGGCTGTCGGTGGCGAACCGCAGCGACCTGTCCCGCGAATTGCGCGGGGCGCTGCGCCGTGACCCGCATCCGCTGGTGCGGGCGGTGGTCATTCTGGGTGAGCCGCAGGTCAGCGAACTCAGTCTCTCTTGATGGGTTTACCTTGAGGGCCGCATGACTCCTGAGTTTCTCCGCCGCCGCAACGCCCTGTGGGCGAAACTGCGCTCGCTGCCGCCCGGCTCGCCCGAGTTCGAGACGGTGCTCGGCGACCTCGCGCAGCTCATCGGCTGGGACCGGCCACGAATTCTGGCGGGGCTCGGTCTAAACGAGCCGGACAGTGAGTCGAATATGTCCCCCGGAGAGCGGCCATGAGCAGCGGGGGCGGCGCGCAGGCGGTGCAGTCGCTCGACTGGCAGCGGATGTTCCTCGGCGATTACGATCTGCTGTTTTACGTCGAAATCGTCATTCGGACGCTCATCATTCTGGTGTGGCTGCTGGCGCTGCTGCGGGTGGCGGGCAAACGCGGGGTCTCACAGCTCAGCCCGCTCGAACTCGCCATCGTCATCGGGCTGGGCTCGGCGGTGGGCGACGCGATGTTCTACGCCGAGGTGCCGCTGGTGCACGCCATGCTGGTGATGGCGCTGGTGGTCGGGTTTCAGCGGCTGGTCGCGCACCTCATCATCTCGCAGGAAAAGGTCGAGACGTTTCTGGAAGGCACGCCCGTCGAACTCGTCCGCGACGGTGTGATGCAGCTCGGTGGCCTGAAGCGTTCGGCGCTGAGCTACGAGGACCTCTTCGAGCGCCTGCGACCCGAGGGTGTGCGGCAGCTCGGGCAGGTGCAGCGCGCCTATTTCGAGCAAGACGGGCAGCTCTCGGTGTTCTGCCATCCAGATGGCAAGGCCCCGCCCGGCCTGCCTATCGTGCCGCCGTGGGACCTGGAAGTGCCGGCCCCGCCACCCGACCACTACGCCGGCCTGCTGGCTTGCCTGCGTTGTGGCCGCATCCACGAGCAGTCAGCGGAGGAGTTAC from Deinococcus radiodurans R1 = ATCC 13939 = DSM 20539 includes these protein-coding regions:
- a CDS encoding DUF2239 family protein; amino-acid sequence: MTEPTLTVFAGEKRLLTGSLREVLTYLKVQEPAQVLIFDDQTGRPRDFDLSGSLEDVLARELPGAPAGSLKPGRPKLGVVAREITLLPRHWAWLEAQPGGASAALRRLIDEERRRHPGAEAASQAQAAADRFLSAGWGDLPGYEDASRALYARDEARFLALSEGWPADVRAHALGLAAPAFAPQGTVADDEA
- a CDS encoding DUF421 domain-containing protein, with protein sequence MSSGGGAQAVQSLDWQRMFLGDYDLLFYVEIVIRTLIILVWLLALLRVAGKRGVSQLSPLELAIVIGLGSAVGDAMFYAEVPLVHAMLVMALVVGFQRLVAHLIISQEKVETFLEGTPVELVRDGVMQLGGLKRSALSYEDLFERLRPEGVRQLGQVQRAYFEQDGQLSVFCHPDGKAPPGLPIVPPWDLEVPAPPPDHYAGLLACLRCGRIHEQSAEELPVPCGCGGTAWTPAVLDSLSGDAGQDKSRDKRGD